Proteins co-encoded in one Mycobacterium mantenii genomic window:
- a CDS encoding DUF5130 domain-containing protein, whose protein sequence is MARGEVATREPAELPYGTVITTSGRISGVTEPGELSVQFPFSTKDLVAVDDALKFGSRASKTRFAIYLGDLGSDTAARAREILADVPTPDNAVLLAVSPDQKVIEVVYGTQVRGRGAESAAPLGVAAASSAFERGDLVDGLVSAIRVLSAGISPA, encoded by the coding sequence GTGGCACGTGGTGAGGTAGCGACGAGAGAACCCGCCGAACTGCCGTACGGCACGGTGATCACCACGAGCGGACGGATCTCCGGGGTCACCGAGCCCGGCGAGCTGTCGGTGCAGTTCCCGTTTTCGACCAAGGACCTGGTCGCCGTGGACGATGCGCTGAAATTCGGCTCGCGGGCATCCAAGACGCGTTTCGCGATCTATCTGGGCGATCTGGGTAGCGACACCGCCGCGCGGGCCCGCGAGATCCTGGCCGACGTGCCGACGCCGGACAATGCGGTGCTGCTGGCCGTCTCACCCGACCAGAAGGTCATCGAGGTGGTCTACGGCACGCAGGTTCGCGGCCGGGGCGCGGAGTCGGCCGCACCGCTGGGTGTCGCCGCCGCGTCCTCGGCGTTCGAGCGCGGCGACCTGGTCGACGGCCTGGTCAGCGCGATCCGCGTACTGAGCGCCGGGATTTCGCCGGCTTAG
- a CDS encoding globin — translation MDQVAESFYDAVGGADTFHTIVSRFYAQVPEDEILRELYPLDDLEGAEERLRMFLEQYWGGPRTYSDRRGHPRLRMRHVPFRITPLARDAWLRCMHTAVASIDSQTLDDEHRRELLNYLEMAAHSLVNSSF, via the coding sequence ATGGATCAGGTAGCAGAGTCCTTCTACGACGCGGTCGGCGGCGCCGACACTTTCCACACGATCGTGTCGCGCTTTTACGCCCAGGTTCCCGAGGACGAGATCCTGCGCGAGCTGTATCCGCTGGACGACCTCGAGGGCGCCGAAGAGCGCCTGCGGATGTTCCTCGAGCAGTACTGGGGCGGCCCGCGCACCTACTCCGACCGGCGGGGACACCCCCGGCTGCGGATGCGTCACGTGCCGTTCCGGATCACTCCCCTGGCGCGCGATGCGTGGCTGCGGTGCATGCACACGGCCGTCGCGTCCATCGATTCGCAGACGCTCGACGACGAACACCGTCGCGAGTTGCTCAACTATCTGGAAATGGCCGCCCACTCACTCGTCAACTCATCGTTTTAA
- the ctaJ gene encoding aa3-type cytochrome oxidase subunit CtaJ yields MQIHLIFIGIPLLLVVALSVLIWSHKGPHPAAYKLGEKWTHPPILWAATGEDVGHAHGGHGEHGTSEFSVGGGASGTW; encoded by the coding sequence ATGCAAATCCACCTGATCTTCATTGGCATACCTCTGTTGCTGGTGGTCGCGCTGTCGGTGCTGATCTGGTCCCACAAGGGACCGCACCCAGCGGCCTACAAGTTGGGCGAGAAGTGGACGCATCCGCCGATCCTGTGGGCTGCCACCGGCGAGGATGTCGGCCACGCCCACGGCGGACATGGTGAGCACGGCACGTCGGAATTCTCAGTTGGAGGTGGCGCCAGTGGCACGTGGTGA
- a CDS encoding HNH endonuclease, translated as MAQGKRRRSHRSPVAAAGLTGHTTASSLHSVETHPPARPESTSIWSRRRVLLLNSTYEPLTALPMRRAIVMVICGKADVVHHDPAGPVIHSATSSIVVPSVIQLRTYVRVPYRARVPMTRAALMHRDRFCCAYCGAKADTVDHVLPRSRGGDHSWENCVACCSTCNHRKGDKLLSELGWALRRAPLPPTGQHWRLLSTVKELDPAWARYLGEGAA; from the coding sequence ATGGCGCAGGGCAAGAGACGCCGCAGCCACCGCAGTCCGGTAGCCGCGGCAGGGTTAACCGGGCACACAACCGCGTCGTCGCTGCATAGTGTTGAAACCCATCCGCCCGCGCGCCCGGAGAGCACTTCCATCTGGAGTCGCCGGCGGGTCCTGCTGCTGAATTCCACGTATGAGCCCCTGACCGCGCTGCCGATGCGCCGCGCGATCGTCATGGTGATCTGCGGTAAGGCCGACGTGGTCCATCACGATCCGGCCGGCCCGGTGATCCACTCGGCGACCAGCTCGATCGTGGTGCCCTCGGTGATCCAGTTGCGGACCTACGTCCGCGTTCCCTACCGGGCGCGCGTCCCGATGACCCGCGCCGCGCTGATGCACCGCGATCGGTTCTGCTGCGCCTATTGCGGGGCGAAGGCGGACACCGTCGACCACGTGCTGCCGCGCAGCCGCGGCGGTGACCATTCGTGGGAGAACTGCGTCGCGTGCTGCTCGACGTGCAACCACCGCAAGGGCGACAAGCTGCTCAGCGAGCTCGGCTGGGCGCTGCGCCGGGCGCCGCTGCCCCCGACCGGACAGCACTGGCGGCTGCTGTCGACGGTCAAGGAACTCGATCCGGCCTGGGCCCGATATCTCGGCGAGGGCGCGGCCTGA
- the pepN gene encoding aminopeptidase N, giving the protein MALPNLTREQAVERAALITVASYQIDLDLTDGSGPGGPPGERTFRSVTTVVFDALAGADSVIDIAADTIRSATLNGHDLDVSGYDESTGIPLVGLADRNVVVVDADCRYSNTGEGLHRFVDPVDNETYLYSQFETADAKRMFACFDQPDLKATFDVRVTAPAHWKVISNGATVSVNEGLHTFATTPRMSTYLVALIAGPYAEWNDSYTDEHGEIPLGIFCRSSLAQHMDAERLFTQTKQGFAFYHKNFGLPYAFGKYDQLFVPEFNAGAMENAGAVTFLEDYVFRSKVTRASYERRAETVLHEMAHMWFGDLVTMAWWDDLWLNESFATFASVLCQSEATEFTEAWTTFATVEKSWAYRQDQLPSTHPIAADIPDLAAVEVNFDGITYAKGASVLKQLVAYVGLEHFLAGLRDYFRAHAFGNATFDDLVAALEQASGRDLSDWGQQWLKTTGLNTLRPEFDVDSGGKFTRFAVTQSAAAPGAGETRVHRLAVGIYDDSDSSGTGKLVRVHREELDVEGPVTEVPGLVGVSRGQLVLVNDDDLTYCSLRLDADSLRTALERIADIAEPLPRSLVWSAAWEMTREAELRARDFVALVTGGVHAESEVGVAQRLLLQAQTALTSYAEQGWAREHGWPQFADRLLELARAARPGSDHQLAFVNTLCSSVLSTDHVAMLAGLLDRDPAELGLAGLEIDTDLRWRIVTALATAGKVDADGPATPFIDAEIQRDPTAAGKRHGAQAATARPQLQVKEQAWTTVVEDDTLANITARSIIAGIAPAGQAELLKPFTARYFEAISGVWARRSSEVAQTVVIGLYPHWDISDEGVAAADKFLSDPEVPAALRRLVLEGQAGVKRSLRARRFDAGEA; this is encoded by the coding sequence AGCTGTCGAGCGCGCCGCTCTGATCACCGTCGCCAGCTACCAAATCGACCTCGATCTCACCGACGGCTCCGGTCCCGGTGGCCCTCCGGGTGAACGGACCTTCCGCTCGGTCACCACCGTCGTGTTCGACGCGCTCGCCGGCGCAGACTCGGTCATCGACATCGCCGCCGACACCATCCGCAGCGCGACGCTCAACGGACACGATCTGGATGTCTCCGGCTACGACGAGTCGACGGGTATCCCCCTGGTCGGGCTGGCCGACCGCAACGTCGTCGTGGTCGACGCCGACTGCCGTTACTCCAACACCGGTGAGGGTCTGCATCGGTTCGTCGACCCGGTTGACAACGAGACCTACCTGTACTCGCAGTTTGAGACCGCCGACGCCAAGCGCATGTTCGCCTGCTTCGACCAGCCCGACTTGAAGGCGACCTTCGACGTGCGGGTGACCGCGCCCGCGCATTGGAAGGTGATCTCCAACGGTGCGACGGTGTCGGTGAACGAGGGCCTGCACACCTTTGCCACCACGCCGCGGATGAGCACCTATCTGGTGGCCCTGATCGCCGGCCCGTACGCCGAGTGGAACGACTCCTACACCGACGAGCACGGCGAGATCCCGCTGGGCATCTTCTGCCGGTCGTCGCTGGCCCAACATATGGACGCCGAGCGGCTGTTCACCCAGACCAAGCAGGGATTTGCCTTCTACCACAAGAACTTTGGCCTGCCCTACGCGTTCGGGAAGTACGATCAGCTGTTCGTCCCCGAATTTAACGCCGGCGCAATGGAAAACGCGGGTGCGGTGACATTCCTCGAGGACTACGTCTTCCGCAGCAAGGTCACCCGGGCCTCCTACGAGCGGCGCGCCGAGACCGTGCTGCACGAGATGGCGCATATGTGGTTCGGCGACCTGGTCACCATGGCCTGGTGGGACGACTTGTGGCTGAACGAGTCCTTCGCGACCTTCGCATCGGTGCTGTGCCAAAGCGAGGCAACGGAATTCACCGAGGCGTGGACGACGTTCGCGACGGTCGAGAAGTCGTGGGCGTACCGCCAGGATCAATTGCCCTCGACGCATCCGATTGCCGCCGATATCCCCGACCTGGCCGCGGTCGAGGTGAACTTCGACGGCATCACCTACGCCAAGGGCGCCTCGGTGCTCAAGCAGCTGGTCGCCTACGTCGGGTTGGAGCACTTCCTGGCCGGGCTGCGTGATTACTTCCGGGCCCACGCCTTCGGCAACGCCACGTTCGACGATCTGGTCGCCGCGCTCGAGCAGGCGTCCGGGCGGGATCTGTCCGACTGGGGCCAGCAGTGGCTGAAGACGACCGGGCTGAACACGCTGCGGCCGGAGTTCGATGTGGACTCAGGCGGCAAGTTCACCCGGTTCGCGGTGACCCAGAGCGCCGCCGCGCCGGGCGCCGGCGAAACCCGAGTGCACCGCCTGGCGGTCGGGATCTACGACGACAGCGACTCCAGTGGCACCGGAAAGCTGGTGCGGGTGCACCGCGAGGAACTCGACGTCGAGGGCCCGGTCACCGAAGTTCCTGGGCTGGTTGGTGTTTCGCGGGGCCAGCTGGTGCTGGTCAATGACGACGACCTGACGTATTGCTCGCTACGGCTGGACGCCGACTCGCTGCGCACCGCGCTGGAGCGCATCGCCGACATCGCCGAGCCGCTGCCCCGCTCGCTGGTCTGGTCGGCCGCCTGGGAGATGACGCGCGAGGCCGAGCTGCGGGCCCGCGACTTCGTGGCCCTGGTGACCGGCGGCGTGCACGCCGAATCCGAAGTCGGTGTGGCACAACGGCTCCTGCTGCAGGCGCAGACCGCGTTGACGTCCTACGCCGAGCAGGGCTGGGCGCGCGAGCACGGCTGGCCGCAATTCGCCGACCGGCTGCTGGAGTTGGCGCGCGCCGCGCGGCCCGGCTCGGATCACCAACTCGCCTTCGTCAACACGCTGTGCTCGTCGGTGCTGTCGACCGACCATGTTGCGATGCTGGCGGGTCTGCTCGACCGTGACCCCGCCGAGTTGGGGCTGGCCGGGCTCGAAATCGATACGGACCTGCGGTGGCGGATCGTGACGGCGCTGGCCACCGCGGGCAAGGTCGACGCCGACGGGCCCGCGACGCCGTTCATCGATGCCGAGATCCAGCGCGACCCGACCGCCGCCGGGAAGCGGCACGGCGCCCAGGCCGCGACAGCGCGTCCTCAGCTGCAGGTCAAGGAGCAGGCCTGGACGACGGTGGTCGAGGACGACACCCTGGCCAACATCACCGCCCGCTCGATCATCGCGGGCATCGCCCCCGCCGGGCAGGCCGAGTTGCTCAAGCCGTTCACCGCGCGCTATTTCGAGGCGATCTCGGGAGTCTGGGCGCGCCGGTCCAGCGAAGTGGCCCAGACCGTGGTGATCGGCCTGTACCCGCATTGGGACATCAGCGACGAAGGCGTCGCCGCCGCGGACAAGTTCCTGTCCGACCCAGAGGTGCCGGCGGCGCTGCGACGCCTGGTGCTCGAGGGCCAGGCCGGGGTGAAGCGTTCGTTGCGGGCGCGCCGCTTCGACGCCGGCGAGGCCTGA